One part of the Mariniflexile litorale genome encodes these proteins:
- a CDS encoding NUDIX domain-containing protein produces the protein MISSDKLKNIKTELLSNNYYTLNKVTFDYKLSNGNWVTQVRECYDRGDGAGILLYNKEKGSIILTRQFRMPTFLNDNKDGLLIEICAGMLDKDNPEACIIRETEEEVGYRLKEVKKVFEAYSSPGVMTEKMHFFIAEYTDAMKVSGGGGLESEHEDIEVLELPFTEAIIMLNNGEIHDTRTIVLLQYALIHKLL, from the coding sequence ATGATATCATCTGATAAATTAAAGAACATAAAAACAGAATTACTTTCTAATAATTATTATACCTTAAATAAGGTAACCTTCGATTATAAATTAAGTAACGGAAATTGGGTAACACAAGTGCGGGAATGTTACGATAGGGGTGACGGTGCGGGTATTTTGCTCTATAATAAAGAAAAAGGCAGTATTATTTTAACGCGTCAATTTAGAATGCCTACATTTTTAAATGATAATAAGGATGGCTTATTGATTGAAATTTGCGCAGGCATGTTAGATAAAGATAACCCTGAAGCTTGTATTATAAGAGAAACAGAAGAAGAAGTAGGATATAGGTTGAAGGAAGTGAAAAAAGTATTTGAAGCGTATTCTTCGCCCGGGGTTATGACTGAAAAAATGCATTTTTTTATAGCGGAATACACCGATGCAATGAAGGTAAGTGGAGGTGGAGGTCTAGAAAGTGAGCATGAAGATATTGAAGTTTTAGAATTACCATTTACTGAAGCTATTATCATGCTTAATAACGGAGAGATACACGATACCAGAACGATTGTTTTGTTGCAATATGCTTTAATACATAAATTGTTGTAA
- a CDS encoding chromosome partitioning protein ParA, whose protein sequence is MENNKSSMGLKVALGIALVLFLGTAFYTMNLYQTSSKVQKDLTEQKQLVMNDLNAMAKQYDEAIGENEIANNDLVEARSRIQGLIDSLKISETNIKSLWSYKQKYASLQKEMDVLLAENDKLKIQNSYLATSLDSTRVRLEERTIFTDSLLIQNNALAEVVSNAAVLGAVNMKGFGVIERTSGKLIPTERASRADKIRVCFTVPKNKLVQSGNQELYVQVIDPKNNTLGLNEQVAFGYKSLNYSIISKFNYENSSLDICEFVATKGKEEFQKGRYTINVFNEKDLVATSEFTLK, encoded by the coding sequence ATGGAAAACAATAAAAGTAGCATGGGGCTTAAAGTAGCATTGGGTATTGCATTAGTTTTATTTTTAGGAACTGCATTCTACACAATGAATTTATATCAAACTAGCTCAAAAGTTCAAAAAGATTTAACCGAGCAAAAACAATTGGTGATGAATGATTTGAACGCTATGGCTAAACAATATGATGAAGCTATTGGCGAAAATGAAATTGCCAATAACGATTTAGTTGAAGCTAGATCTCGTATTCAAGGATTAATCGATTCGTTAAAAATTTCTGAAACTAATATAAAAAGCTTGTGGAGTTACAAACAAAAATATGCTTCATTACAAAAAGAAATGGACGTTTTATTAGCTGAAAATGATAAATTAAAAATTCAAAATTCATATTTAGCAACTTCTTTAGACAGTACACGTGTGCGATTAGAAGAGCGTACTATATTTACCGATTCTTTATTAATTCAAAACAATGCTTTAGCTGAGGTAGTTTCAAACGCAGCTGTATTAGGAGCTGTAAACATGAAAGGCTTTGGAGTTATTGAAAGAACTTCGGGGAAATTAATACCAACAGAAAGAGCTAGTCGTGCCGATAAAATTAGAGTATGTTTTACAGTGCCTAAGAATAAATTAGTTCAATCTGGGAATCAAGAATTATATGTTCAGGTTATAGATCCAAAAAATAACACATTAGGTTTAAATGAACAAGTAGCATTCGGGTATAAGTCTTTAAATTACAGTATAATAAGTAAATTTAATTATGAAAACTCAAGTTTAGACATATGCGAGTTTGTTGCAACAAAAGGAAAAGAAGAATTTCAAAAAGGACGCTACACTATAAATGTTTTTAATGAGAAAGATTTAGTAGCTACATCAGAGTTTACTTTAAAGTAA
- a CDS encoding arginase family protein — protein sequence MDKLVLFNNNILDELLNKRHGESKFGEHIQILTSISNIYDQLINLDVTHVIIGLPENVGGYANYRKTSTSKAWEVTLKNLLNIQSNEITKANKILILGHLDFTKELLKVSKLDATKKKSIMKARKIVSKIDTYVTHIVQLIVSAGKKPIIIGGGHNNAYGNIKGTSLALKKPINVINFDTHSDFEPEEGRHSGNGFSYAYAEGFLNNYFIFGLQRSYISDRLFISLKKIKYNMFEDLVLSKGLKYTEGLKRAANHVADKPFGVEIDCHAIDNISSSSITPRGFSANKTRSFVTYFGKQKNAYYLHICEAAVTKKTEIQVGILITDLIVDFINAPFA from the coding sequence ATGGATAAACTGGTTTTATTTAACAATAATATTCTAGATGAATTACTAAACAAACGCCATGGTGAATCCAAATTTGGTGAACATATTCAAATATTAACCAGTATTTCAAATATATACGACCAACTTATAAATTTAGATGTTACCCATGTAATTATTGGCTTACCCGAAAATGTTGGGGGTTATGCAAACTACAGAAAAACCAGTACCTCTAAAGCATGGGAAGTTACATTAAAAAATTTATTAAACATACAAAGTAATGAGATTACAAAAGCTAATAAGATTTTAATTTTAGGGCATCTTGATTTTACTAAAGAATTATTAAAAGTTTCTAAGCTAGATGCTACTAAAAAGAAAAGTATTATGAAAGCTAGAAAAATTGTGAGCAAAATAGATACATACGTTACTCACATTGTTCAATTAATTGTTTCGGCAGGAAAAAAGCCTATTATTATTGGTGGTGGTCATAACAATGCTTATGGCAATATAAAAGGCACAAGCTTAGCTTTAAAGAAGCCTATAAATGTTATAAACTTTGATACGCATTCCGATTTTGAACCCGAAGAAGGTCGTCATAGTGGAAATGGCTTTAGTTATGCTTACGCTGAAGGATTTTTAAATAATTATTTTATTTTCGGATTGCAAAGAAGCTATATTTCAGATAGATTATTTATATCATTAAAAAAAATCAAATATAACATGTTTGAAGATTTGGTTCTTAGCAAAGGATTAAAGTATACAGAAGGACTGAAACGTGCAGCAAATCATGTTGCCGATAAACCTTTTGGGGTCGAAATAGATTGTCATGCCATAGATAATATCTCAAGTAGTTCCATAACCCCTAGGGGATTTAGTGCAAATAAAACTAGAAGTTTTGTTACATACTTTGGTAAACAAAAAAACGCTTATTATTTACATATATGTGAAGCTGCTGTTACAAAAAAAACAGAAATACAAGTTGGGATATTAATAACTGATTTGATTGTTGATTTTATAAATGCCCCCTTCGCTTAG
- a CDS encoding Crp/Fnr family transcriptional regulator, with amino-acid sequence MNQTDSHTNFLNSFSNISEDIIEELLKISEFKTLKAGKQIVKLNEAPSKIYMLVSGIVRCYLSTESGKEFNKNFYMPLSFLGPLTALIQKKPSLFMFETLEDSEMYEVDYYKLMKLCEKHKSLNMLYSKVLESIYVLYEKRLVELISLDAKQRYTELQKQIPNVDALMPQYHIASYLGITAVQLSRIRKKIDKN; translated from the coding sequence ATGAATCAAACCGACTCTCACACAAATTTTTTAAACTCTTTTAGTAATATTTCAGAAGACATTATTGAAGAACTTTTAAAAATATCCGAATTTAAAACTCTCAAAGCAGGTAAGCAAATAGTTAAATTAAACGAAGCACCTTCCAAAATATATATGCTTGTTTCTGGAATAGTAAGGTGTTATTTAAGTACAGAATCTGGTAAAGAATTTAATAAAAATTTTTATATGCCACTAAGTTTTTTGGGACCTTTAACGGCTTTAATTCAAAAGAAACCATCTTTATTTATGTTTGAAACACTTGAAGATTCTGAAATGTATGAGGTGGATTATTATAAACTTATGAAGTTATGTGAAAAACACAAATCACTTAACATGTTGTATTCAAAAGTTTTAGAGTCTATTTATGTTTTATATGAAAAACGACTTGTAGAATTAATTTCGTTAGATGCTAAACAGCGATATACAGAATTGCAAAAACAAATCCCCAATGTAGATGCGCTAATGCCTCAGTATCATATAGCGTCTTATTTAGGAATAACAGCGGTTCAATTGAGTCGAATTAGAAAGAAAATTGATAAAAATTAA
- the fumC gene encoding class II fumarate hydratase, with product MSFRIEKDTMGEVKVPADKLWGAQTERSRNNFKIGASASMPLEIIYGFAYLKKAAAYTNCELGVLPIEKRDLIAAVCDEILAGKHDDQFPLVIWQTGSGTQSNMNANEVIANRAQQLAGKIIGEGEKAIQPNDDVNKSQSSNDTFPTGMHIAIYKKVVEVTIPGVKQLRDTLKKKSEAFKNVVKIGRTHLMDATPLTLGQEISGYVAQLDHGLKALENTLPHLSELALGGTAVGTGLNTPKGYSKRVAEYIAEFTGLPFITAPNKFEALAAHDALVETHGALKQLAVSLNKIANDVRMMASGPRSGIGEIIIPANEPGSSIMPGKVNPTQCEALTMVCAQVIGNDVAISVGGLQGHYELNVFKPVMAANAIQSAQLIGDACASFNEHCAVGIEPNHEVIKKLLNNSLMLVTALNTKIGYYKAAEIANTAHTNGTTLKEEAINLGYVTAEDYDAWVKPEDMVGGLK from the coding sequence ATGAGTTTTAGAATAGAAAAAGACACCATGGGCGAGGTAAAAGTGCCTGCCGATAAACTTTGGGGAGCACAAACAGAACGCTCTAGAAATAATTTTAAAATAGGGGCTTCGGCGTCTATGCCATTAGAAATAATTTACGGATTTGCCTATCTAAAAAAAGCAGCTGCCTATACCAATTGCGAATTAGGAGTTTTACCAATTGAAAAACGCGATTTAATTGCTGCCGTTTGTGATGAAATTTTAGCTGGCAAACACGATGACCAATTCCCGCTTGTTATTTGGCAAACAGGTTCTGGAACACAAAGCAATATGAATGCTAATGAAGTTATTGCAAATAGAGCACAACAATTGGCAGGAAAAATTATTGGTGAGGGAGAGAAAGCAATTCAACCTAATGATGATGTGAACAAATCGCAATCATCGAACGACACCTTCCCTACTGGTATGCATATTGCTATTTATAAAAAAGTAGTAGAAGTTACTATTCCGGGGGTTAAACAACTTCGCGACACGCTCAAGAAAAAATCCGAAGCATTTAAAAATGTTGTAAAAATTGGTCGTACCCATTTAATGGATGCTACGCCACTAACTTTAGGTCAAGAAATTTCTGGGTATGTTGCACAGCTAGATCACGGTTTAAAAGCCTTAGAAAATACCTTGCCACATTTAAGCGAACTAGCATTAGGAGGTACTGCTGTAGGAACAGGTTTAAACACGCCAAAAGGATATAGCAAACGTGTTGCAGAATACATTGCAGAATTTACAGGACTTCCATTTATTACTGCTCCTAATAAATTTGAGGCGCTTGCTGCACACGATGCCCTGGTTGAAACACACGGAGCGCTTAAACAATTAGCGGTTTCTTTAAATAAAATTGCTAATGATGTTAGAATGATGGCATCTGGACCACGAAGTGGTATTGGTGAAATTATTATTCCAGCAAACGAACCAGGTAGTTCTATTATGCCTGGAAAAGTTAACCCAACACAATGTGAAGCATTAACCATGGTTTGTGCTCAAGTTATTGGTAATGATGTGGCTATTTCTGTGGGTGGTTTACAAGGCCATTATGAATTGAATGTATTTAAACCTGTCATGGCCGCAAATGCCATACAATCTGCTCAATTAATAGGGGATGCTTGCGCTAGTTTTAATGAGCATTGTGCTGTTGGTATTGAACCAAACCACGAAGTCATTAAAAAATTATTAAACAATTCATTAATGCTGGTTACAGCATTAAATACTAAAATTGGCTATTATAAAGCTGCTGAAATCGCAAATACGGCTCATACTAATGGAACAACTTTAAAAGAAGAAGCTATTAATTTAGGTTATGTTACAGCTGAAGATTATGATGCTTGGGTAAAACCTGAAGATATGGTAGGTGGCTTAAAATAA